The nucleotide window ATCTATAGAAGCAGTAATTACAGCAATAAAGATAATGGAGGATAGTCCTATTTTTAATGCTGGGAAAGGTGCTGTATTTACTTCTGATGGATTCAATGAACTAGATGCTTCAATAATGGACGGCAAAACACTAAATGCAGGTGCAGTAGCAATGGCTAGACATATCAAAAACCCAATAGAAGCAGCAAAAGTTGTAATGGATAAAACTCCACATACTTTAATAGCTGGTGAAGGTGCTGATAAACTTGCTAAAGCAAATGGGCTAGAAATGGTTCAGCAAAAATATTTCTACACAAAGCATAGATATGAGCAACTACAAGACGCAAAAAAGGCACAAAAAACTCTACTTGATAGTGATAATGAAAAAACTAGTGCCAATCTTGCAAAGCCATATCTAGGAACTGTTGGTGCAATAGCACTTGATAAAAATGGCAATCTAGCTGCAGGAACTAGCACAGGAGGCACAACAAATAAAATGACTGGAAGAATTGGAGATTCACCAATTATAGGTTCTGGCAACTATGCAAATAACGATTCAGTAGCAGTTTCATGCACAGGCACTGGAGATATATACATTAGAGTATCTGTAGCACATGAGGTATCATCTTTGTATAAATACAAAAATCTACCAATACAAAAAGCAGCAGAAGAAACAATAAAGCAAGTAGCACAAATAGGTGGCACAGGCGGCATTATAAGCATAGACAAAAAGGGGAATGTAGGCTATGCATGGACAAAAGATTCACTAGGCATGTATCATGGAGAGGCAAGAATCGGTGAAGAACCAAAGGTATTTTGGCCATTAGCAAAATAGATTCTAAAAAACTGCAAGCCCTTAATATAAGGGCTTGCAAGATTCCAAATATAACTTTGAAGCTACCACATTGTAACTAACAACGCTATTAGTGCAACCAAAATACAACCAAGCTAAATCACACAATTAACCCTCTAACAAAAGATTCCACCTCATCATTTATTAAAAGCACCTCTTCTATGCTACTTGGCTTTACATCACAGAATCTATCCAGTGCAGAAGAGACTATGTTATATATTTGACCAAATGGAATTATATCTTGCAAAAATGCCTTTACTGCAACTTCATTTGCCGCGTTTAAAACCACACCTAACTTTGGATTATCAAGCATTAATTCTTTAAATCCCCACACTTTGTATCTATTTGTATCTATGGATTCTAGCTTGTAATTAACATTTAATAAATCAATAGAATCTACAAAGCTATGATTAGAAAAACTAGATAATTCATCTTCGCTTAATTTTAAAGCCTTAGCCATTGCATATGCAATTGGAAACTGCATATTTGCCTTAGCAAAATGAGCCACCACACTTCCGTCCCAAAACTCAACTAATGCATGTATATGGGAATTCCTCTCTATATAAGCATCTAAGTTTTTGCTATTAAATAGCCAATAAGCCTCTAGTATTTCAAAGAGTTTATTCATCATAGTAGCTGAATCTATTGTGATTTTTTGTCCCATTTTCCAATTAGGGTGCTTTAGTGCATGGATTGCCTTTTTGCCACATATTTCATTTAATGGGGTATCCCTAAAAGCCCCTCCACTAGCAGTGATATATAGTTTTTTAAATTTTTTTCTCTCTTGTATTAGCTGATTGTTTAATAAATAAGCAATACTAAAATGCTCACTATCAATAGGGATAATCCTAGAAGTATCCAAAAATGCACCACCAATCACTAAAGATTCCTTATTAGCTAAAGCTAGAATCTTATTTTGCCTCATACTTTCTATCGTGGGTAACAACCCAAAAGTCCCAACAAAAGCATTTATCACAAGACTGCTAGATGAGATAGCCAAGCACTCTAATACGCCTTCTATACCAAAATAAAGCCTTCCATTAAACTCCTTAATAATTTTGCCCTTATCATTTTTATCTGCAATTACTACTATTTTTGGATTATGGATTCTTATTTGTTTATTTAATAGCTCGATATTATAACCAGCACATAATGCCTCTATTTCAATATTAAATAATTTTGCAATTTCTAACGAATTAACACCTATTGATCCAGTAGAACCAAGCACTATCATGCTATCCCTTCAATACATTTAGCAAAAAGTAAAGAATAATTCCGCCAAAGAAATATCCATCTAATCTATCTAGCACACCACCATGTCCGGGGAATAAACTTCCACTATCTTTAACATCAGCACGCCTTTTTAAATAACTCTCATACAAATCGCCAAACACACTAGCCACACTAACAACAAAAGATATAAATAAAGCACTAAAAAACCCACACAAACCAAGCCCAACTATTGTGCTTATAAATGTAGAGACTAAAACACCAATTAGCACACCTTCTTTTGTTTTGTTTGGCGAAGTTTGACAAAAGACTTTATTGGCAAAAAACTTCCCCCCAAAGCTCCTACCGCCAAAATACGCAAAACTATCAGTTAAAGCCACAATTACGACAAGCCACACTAATGCAAATATAGAATAATCAATATACAAAAAATACAAAAAACAAAATGGGATTGCAGGATATATAAATGGCATTGCTTGCTGTATTGAGCCCCTTTTTGTATAGCTTTGTATAGAGGCTAATACAACCAATACAACAAAAATAAACTCCATAGATTCTAGTGCATACA belongs to Helicobacter ibis and includes:
- a CDS encoding isoaspartyl peptidase/L-asparaginase family protein; this encodes MNLKNIKKIALCFICGISFSNFAIAENFKPIIVIHGGTSNLKLSQKDYEAREKVMKESLKAGQKILENGGTSIEAVITAIKIMEDSPIFNAGKGAVFTSDGFNELDASIMDGKTLNAGAVAMARHIKNPIEAAKVVMDKTPHTLIAGEGADKLAKANGLEMVQQKYFYTKHRYEQLQDAKKAQKTLLDSDNEKTSANLAKPYLGTVGAIALDKNGNLAAGTSTGGTTNKMTGRIGDSPIIGSGNYANNDSVAVSCTGTGDIYIRVSVAHEVSSLYKYKNLPIQKAAEETIKQVAQIGGTGGIISIDKKGNVGYAWTKDSLGMYHGEARIGEEPKVFWPLAK
- the dxr gene encoding 1-deoxy-D-xylulose-5-phosphate reductoisomerase; protein product: MIVLGSTGSIGVNSLEIAKLFNIEIEALCAGYNIELLNKQIRIHNPKIVVIADKNDKGKIIKEFNGRLYFGIEGVLECLAISSSSLVINAFVGTFGLLPTIESMRQNKILALANKESLVIGGAFLDTSRIIPIDSEHFSIAYLLNNQLIQERKKFKKLYITASGGAFRDTPLNEICGKKAIHALKHPNWKMGQKITIDSATMMNKLFEILEAYWLFNSKNLDAYIERNSHIHALVEFWDGSVVAHFAKANMQFPIAYAMAKALKLSEDELSSFSNHSFVDSIDLLNVNYKLESIDTNRYKVWGFKELMLDNPKLGVVLNAANEVAVKAFLQDIIPFGQIYNIVSSALDRFCDVKPSSIEEVLLINDEVESFVRGLIV
- a CDS encoding phosphatidate cytidylyltransferase, which encodes MFAKFESTKIYTALFMLVVTIVVLFFHSPFLIFSVLGILFIIGFIEAYKLYVKQTAGILFISLAVISWLSMYALESMEFIFVVLVVLASIQSYTKRGSIQQAMPFIYPAIPFCFLYFLYIDYSIFALVWLVVIVALTDSFAYFGGRSFGGKFFANKVFCQTSPNKTKEGVLIGVLVSTFISTIVGLGLCGFFSALFISFVVSVASVFGDLYESYLKRRADVKDSGSLFPGHGGVLDRLDGYFFGGIILYFLLNVLKG